A stretch of Brassica rapa cultivar Chiifu-401-42 chromosome A08, CAAS_Brap_v3.01, whole genome shotgun sequence DNA encodes these proteins:
- the LOC103833042 gene encoding tRNA-specific adenosine deaminase TAD2: MALVKEDCCEESHKYMGFALHQAKLALEALEVPVGCVILEEGNIIASGRNRTNETRNATRHAEMEAIDELIGQWQKDRLSPSQVAEKFSKCVLYVTCEPCIMCASALSFLGIKEVYYGCGNDKFGGCGSILSLHIGSSQAEQGQGGKGYKCRGGIMADEAVSLFKCFYEQGNPNAPKPHRPVVQREMG, encoded by the exons ATGGCACTAGTGAAAGAGGACTGCTGTGAGGAGTCGCATAAGTATATGGGTTTTGCTCTGCACCAG GCTAAGCTTGCTCTAGAAGCTCTTGAAGTTCCCGTGGG ATGTGTCATTCTTGAGGAGGGTAACATCATCGCTTCAGGGCGAAACCGAACTAATGAGACACGCAAT GCCACAAGACATGCAGAGATGGAAGCAATCGATGAACTTATTGGACAATGGCAGAAAGATAGGCTCTCACCTTCACAAGTCGCTGAGAAATTCTCGAAGTGCGTTCTTTACGTAACATGTGAACCTTGCATAATGTGTGCATCTGCCTTATCGTTTCTCG GTATAAAGGAAGTGTATTATGGATGCGGAAATGATAAATTTGGGGGTTGTGGTTCCATATTGTCACTTCACATAGGGAGTTCTCAGGC TGAACAAGGTCAAGGAGGAAAAGGGTACAAGTGCAGAGGAGGAATAATGGCAGACGAAGCTGTCTctcttttcaaatgtttctaCGAGCAAGGCAATCCCAACG cCCCAAAGCCACACCGTCCTGTAGTTCAAAGAGAGATGGGTTAG
- the LOC103833041 gene encoding signal recognition particle 43 kDa protein, chloroplastic: MDTTSLVINHRQSLSRIIKLPHVPKSYAFSSFQSFQTRQLLNKQLSFRATSPAAVQRDNYETASFVEDDDESYGEVNRIIGSRMAAGGGGAAMEYLIEWKDGHSPSWVPSSYIAADVVSEYETPWWTAARKADDQALAQLLESSEGRRDANTVDENGRTALLFVAGLGSDKCVRLLSEAGADLDHRDIRGGLTALHMAAGYVQPDAVAALVELGADAEVEDERGLTPLELAREILKTTPKGNPMQFGRRIGLEKVISILEDQVFEYAEVEEILEKRGRGKDVEYLVKWKDGGDCDWVKGVHVAEDVVKDYEAGLEYAVAEKVMGKRMGDDGNTEYLVKWTDMADATWEPEENVDISLVQLYEQEEEAQPVNELELGIIKE, from the coding sequence ATGGATACAACATCTCTCGTGATTAATCATCGTCAGTCTCTATCTCGCATCATCAAACTTCCCCATGTACCCAAATCTTATGCTTTCTCCTCCTTTCAATCCTTTCAGACCAGACAACTCCTAAACAAACAGCTCTCTTTCCGAGCTACATCTCCTGCTGCGGTACAAAGAGACAACTACGAAACTGCCTCCTTCGTGGAAGACGACGACGAATCGTACGGAGAAGTCAACAGAATCATCGGAAGCCGGATGGCGGCAGGAGGAGGCGGAGCCGCCATGGAGTACCTAATCGAGTGGAAAGACGGTCATTCCCCCTCGTGGGTCCCGTCCAGCTACATCGCAGCAGACGTGGTGTCCGAATACGAGACACCGTGGTGGACCGCCGCGAGGAAAGCCGACGACCAGGCACTCGCTCAGCTTCTCGAATCGTCGGAAGGTCGCCGCGACGCCAACACGGTAGACGAGAACGGAAGGACGGCACTTCTTTTCGTGGCGGGGCTAGGTTCCGACAAGTGCGTAAGGCTTTTGTCCGAAGCTGGAGCCGATCTTGACCACCGTGACATAAGAGGCGGCTTAACCGCGCTGCACATGGCGGCCGGGTACGTGCAACCGGATGCGGTGGCGGCGCTGGTGGAGCTCGGAGCGGATGCTGAGGTGGAAGACGAGAGAGGGTTGACGCCGTTAGAGCTGGCGAGGGAGATTCTGAAAACGACGCCGAAAGGGAACCCGATGCAGTTCGGTCGGAGAATAGGGCTGGAGAAGGTGATCAGCATTCTTGAAGATCAAGTGTTCGAGTACGCGGAGGTGGAGGAGATTTTGGAGAAGCGAGGGAGAGGGAAAGACGTGGAGTATCTGGTGAAATGGAAGGACGGTGGAGATTGCGACTGGGTGAAAGGTGTACACGTGGCGGAAGATGTGGTGAAGGACTACGAAGCTGGGCTTGAGTACGCTGTGGCGGAGAAGGTGATGGGAAAGAGGATGGGGGACGATGGCAACACTGAGTATCTTGTCAAATGGACTGATATGGCTGATGCCACGTGGGAGCCTGAGGAGAACGTTGACATTAGCCTTGTGCAACTCTacgaacaagaagaagaggctCAACCTGTTAATGAGCTTGAGCTTGGGATAATTAAGGAATAA
- the LOC103833043 gene encoding signal recognition particle 19 kDa protein: MENNGMLNVKKWVVMYPVYINSKKTVAEGRRISLSKACESPNCIEISDCCKHLKLPSAVEIDKAYPRDFMQVGRVRVQLKREDGTFVNPAIASRKQLMQKIAELVPRHPERVKKQESQKAKKQEPQATTSTAGTSSKSGKGGKKKR, translated from the exons ATGGAGAATAATGGAATGCTGAACGTGAAGAAGTGGGTAGTGATGTACCCAGTCTACATCAATTCCAAGAAGACTGTAGCGGAGGGAAGGAGAATCAGTTTGAGTAAAGCTTGTGAGAGCCCTAACTGCATTGAGATTAGCGACTGCTGCAAGCATCTGAAACTCCCTAGCGCCGTCGAG ATTGACAAAGCGTACCCGCGTGATTTCATGCAAGTGGGGAGAGTGAGAGTGCAGTTGAAAAGAGAGGATGGGACTTTTGTCAATCCCGCCATTGCTTCAA GGAAGCAACTGATGCAGAAAATTGCAGAATTGGTACCGAGACATCCAGAGAGAGTGAAGAAGCAGGAATCTCAGAAAGCGAAGAAGCAAGAACCCCAGGCAACAACATCAACCGCTGGAACTTCATCGAAGTCAGGCAAAGGTGGCAAGAAGAAGCGATAA
- the LOC103833045 gene encoding dolichol-phosphate mannose synthase subunit 3, with amino-acid sequence MKHIVKILSLLVAISAFWIGLLQAAIVPRSYTWLLPIYFVVSLGCYGLLMVGIGLMQFPTCPQEAVLLQQDIAEAKDFFKHKGVDVGSD; translated from the exons ATGAAGCATATAGTAAAGATATTGAGCCTCTTGGTGGCAATCTCTGCCTTCTGGATTGGTCTTTTGCAGGCTGCAATTGTTCCTCGCAGCTATACATGGTTG CTACCGATCTACTTTGTAGTGTCTCTCGGATGCTATGGTCTATTAATGGTTGGTATCGGCCTAATGCAGTTTCCTACCTGTCCCCAAGAAGCAGTTCTTTTGCAGCAG GATATTGCAGAGGCCAAGGACTTCTTCAAGCACAAAGGGGTCGATGTCGGATCAGACTGA